Proteins from one Porites lutea chromosome 3, jaPorLute2.1, whole genome shotgun sequence genomic window:
- the LOC140931367 gene encoding uncharacterized protein: protein MEWKEEHDLLLCREILVCQPYKFKERTVERGKIWEEISNHLNTCETAKFRVNKRSVRERFKLIKEKFKRKIREEENSSGIDVEPTSELEQALEEICSLEESFPVEEKESKQAKGEENKHKAQEIRKKAMESYGQTKSRIAGDEAPMEPKKKKRRGGNDSIEFLREKSQLELEVRKREFKEKRELKEKETARSFEQQREMMQLMQQQQQNMMELLSKLVNK from the coding sequence ATGGAATGGAAGGAAGAGCACGATCTCCTTCTCTGCCGGGAAATACTCGTCTGTCAGCCAtacaaattcaaagaaagaacGGTCGAAAGAGGCAAAATTTGGGAAGAAATTTCGAATCACCTTAATACCTGTGAGACCGCCAAATTCCGTGTAAACAAGCGATCTGTAAGAGAGCGATTCAAATTGATCAAGGAAAAGTTTAAGCGTAAAATTCGAGAGGAGGAAAATTCGTCGGGGATTGACGTGGAACCCACTTCGGAGCTCGAACAAGCCCTAGAAGAAATTTGCTCTTTGGAAGAATCTTTCCCGGTTGAAGAGAAAGAATCCAAGCAAGCCAAAGGAGAAGAAAATAAGCACAAagcacaagaaattcgaaaaaaaGCGATGGAGAGCTATGGTCAGACCAAATCAAGAATTGCCGGAGATGAAGCTCCCATGGAAcctaagaagaaaaagagaagaggaGGCAATGATTCCATTGAATTTCTCAGAGAAAAATCTCAACTAGAGCTTGAAGTCAGGAAGAGGGAGTTTAAAGAAAAGAGAGAGCTTAAAGAAAAGGAGACAGCCCGATCGTTTGAGCAGCAAAGGGAGATGATGCAATTGatgcagcagcaacaacaaaatatgATGGAGCTACTGTCGAAACTGGTAAACAAGTGA